A section of the Naumovozyma dairenensis CBS 421 chromosome 5, complete genome genome encodes:
- the EGD1 gene encoding Egd1p (similar to Saccharomyces cerevisiae BTT1 (YDR252W) and EGD1 (YPL037C); ancestral locus Anc_8.485): MPIDQEKLAKLQKLSANNKVGGTRRKFSKKSTSSVSGANKDDTKLHAQLAKMNAVTVDNVAEANFFREDGSVMHFNRVGVQVAPQHNTSVFYGLPQEKKLQELFPAVLPQLGAEAIQALNQLTSQLKEHEEKQAKNDGETASEAVPDLTAEQPDVE, from the coding sequence ATGCCAATTGACCAAGAAAAACTAGCCAAATTACAAAAGCTATCTGCTAACAATAAAGTTGGTGGTACCAGAAGAAAGTTCTCTAAAAAATCTACTTCTTCAGTCAGTGGTGCCAACAAGGATGACACCAAATTGCATGCTCAATTAGCTAAGATGAACGCTGTCACCGTTGACAATGTTGCTGAAGCCAACTTCTTCAGAGAAGATGGTTCTGTCATGCATTTCAACAGAGTTGGTGTTCAAGTTGCTCCACAACATAACACTTCTGTCTTCTACGGTTTACcacaagaaaagaaattgcaAGAATTGTTCCCAGCCGTTCTTCCTCAATTAGGTGCTGAAGCTATTCAAGCTTTGAACCAATTGACTTCTCAATTGAAGGAACATGAAGAAAAGCAAGCTAAGAATGATGGTGAAACTGCCAGTGAAGCTGTTCCAGATTTGACTGCTGAACAACCAGACGTTGAATAA
- the SVL3 gene encoding Svl3p (similar to Saccharomyces cerevisiae PAM1 (YDR251W) and SVL3 (YPL032C); ancestral locus Anc_8.484) — protein MSSLKVLTLGNNPNIVLYTARFQLANSVELYHVSDSISNTFQIETIHYGIDNFKLQNHFNSLEQLMNHFQTNEDSSVLDLIIMSASSLQELSTSSAQLKPLINSNTKIFLESSGFIQLEPFMKLSMNSPQSKIFSLISNYDIREISPNHYKQFQTNNNKSSSSSSYTIYLGDSTTTSDQNNNTKYTKNISGLLQTFQRLFQKLFPRDQIDLCNLNSMDFLKQQWIMAIPKICFDPLLIMLEETNPTDLNNQILAKPLISGLVTETLTVMKNMNINLKSENLENEDDLLKYWNSLYSPTQTKKDDKNEMMMPSLLYHFIHKTAPLDIDLILLQIILLADDHQVKTPYLEFLYSILIQLQNLNNGKSKWFIRKDEQQQQQQQQQQQQQQQQQQQQNVKLNEEENNNKSIIEKLNEKISTLKNSNDDLLHSLENFKLENNNLKNQLNSSNKELSSKEKQYQNQINDLQDKLQGLGKANIQQEHSNRTTPSINNNKIQDIQKQQELEDNYNSTGTPNLKDLQDFAMMNVNYGESPIKQNQNQPQQSVGVNASNNSSSSSGNYQPNDMNNTNNNNSNNELDTDTSLKERELELRRKELELQERELEIQKRALQQQQQQRYSSKQYNVNNVMPPQQMMINGHNRRPSYPQQQQQQLQQPMNMRPNRGMHGAAPTAPPSASNFIDPISSGRSYSNGNNISTYSGGVGPSRNGNPMMMQQNGFPIKPTSRKNRNSNMPNLGHASTMGFNNKNNNFNRPPNQQSLPSSAANSQSRLNSMSSHSIPAFQNSNNNMNPRFPQQQDQQMMMANSASRMSMPLSSKPSNLTMNGQQPQQQQRQFSSSTAIEHSQSNPNMSTNSVLHNNFPYQPPANNLNTNNGNNEDNNNTAGPSTPVMPQHVPQINIHQASPAPTSSTQDTNTTQMTEESAPGDNNDDNGGKKKKKSRFGLFKKKNKK, from the coding sequence ATGTCATCTTTAAAAGTTTTGACGTTGGGGAATAACCCAaatattgtattatatacTGCAAGATTCCAATTAGCTAACAGTGTAGAACTATATCATGTAAGTGACTCCATATCAAACACTTTCCAGATTGAAACCATACATTATGGAATCGATAACTTTAAGTTACAAAAccatttcaattcattagaaCAACTAATGAATCATTTCCAAACAAATGAGGATTCATCGGTATTGGATTTGATCATAATGAGTGCATCATCATTACAAGAATTATCAACATCTTCCGCTCAATTAAAACCATTGATCAACTCTAACACAAAAATCTTCTTAGAGAGTAGTGGATTCATTCAATTAGAACCATTCATGAAACTATCAATGAATTCCCCTCAATCGAAAATCTTTAgtttgatttcaaattatgACATTCGTGAAATATCTCCAAATCATTACAAGCAATTTCAAACCAACAATAATaagtcatcatcatcatcatcgtaTACAATCTATTTAGGTGATAGTACTACCACTTCagatcaaaataataatacgaaatataccaaaaatatttcaggATTATTACAAACATTCCAAAGattattccaaaaattattcCCAAGAGATCAAATAGatctttgtaatttaaATTCTATGGACTTCCTTAAACAACAATGGATCATGGCAATCCCCAAGATTTGTTTCGATCCATTATTAATCATGTTAGAAGAAACAAACCCAActgatttaaataatcaaattctAGCTAAACCATTGATCTCAGGTTTAGTCACTGAAACTTTAACtgtaatgaaaaatatgaacattaatttaaaatcagaaaatttagaaaatgaagatgatttattaaagtattggaattcattatattctcCTACTCAAACAAAAAAGGATGATAAAAACGAAATGATGATGCCAAGTTTATTGTATCATTTCATTCATAAGACTGCTCCGTTGGATATAGATTTGATCCTTTTacaaattatattattggCTGATGATCATCAAGTTAAGACCCCTTATTTGGAATTCTTATATTCTATCCtaattcaattacaaaatttaaataatggGAAATCAAAATGGTTTATTAGGAAAgatgaacaacaacaacaacaacaacaacaacaacaacaacaacaacaacaacaacaacaacagcaaaaCGTAAAGTTGaacgaagaagaaaataacaataagagtattattgaaaaactaaatgaaaagatttcaactttgaaaaattcaaatgatgatttattgcatagtttggaaaattttaaattggaaaataataatttgaaaaatcaattaaattcatcaaataagGAACTATCATCAAAGGAAAAGcaatatcaaaatcaaattaatgatttacaGGACAAATTACAAGGTTTAGGAAAAGCTAACATTCAACAGGAACATTCAAACCGTACTACTCCTTcgattaataataataaaatacaagatattcaaaaacaacaagaatTGGAAGATAATTATAATTCTACAGGAACTcctaatttgaaagatttacaaGATTTTGCAATGATGAATGTTAACTACGGAGAATCACCAATtaaacaaaatcaaaatcaaccTCAGCAGAGCGTAGGTGTAAATGCATCCAACAACTCATCTTCCTCATCGGGAAACTACCAACCGAACGATATGAATAAcacaaacaataataatagtaataatgaattggatACTGATACATCGCTAAAGGAACGCGAATTAGAATTAcgaagaaaagaattagaattacaAGAACGTGAATTGGAAATTCAAAAGAGAGCACttcaacaacagcaacaacagaGATATTCATCCAAGCAATATAATGTGAATAATGTAATGCCACCGCAACAAATGATGATCAATGGACATAATAGAAGACCATCTTATcctcaacaacaacaacagcaattACAACAACCTATGAATATGCGTCCAAATAGAGGAATGCATGGAGCTGCTCCAACTGCCCCACCCTCAGCAAGTAATTTCATTGatccaatttcttcagGTAGATCCTATAGTAATGGAAATAATATCTCAACATATAGTGGTGGTGTAGGACCTTCAAGAAATGGTAATCCGATGATGATGCAACAAAATGGATTCCCAATCAAACCAACAAGTAggaaaaatagaaatagtAATATGCCAAATCTTGGCCATGCTTCAACAATGggtttcaataataaaaataataattttaatagaCCACCTAATCAACAATCACTTCCATCATCCGCTGCAAATAGTCAAAGTCGTTTGAATTCAATGTCAAGTCATTCCATCCCTGCTTTCCAAAACtcaaacaacaacatgAATCCAAGATTcccacaacaacaagatcaacaaatgatgatggCTAATTCGGCATCAAGAATGAGCATGccattatcttcaaaacCAAGTAATTTGACCATGAATGGACAACAGCcccaacaacaacaaagacAATTCAGCTCAAGTACAGCTATAGAACATAGCCAAAGTAATCCAAATATGTCAACAAATTCAGTATTACATAACAATTTTCCATATCAACCTCCCGCTAACAACTTAAATAccaataatggtaataacgaggacaacaacaacactGCAGGACCAAGTACTCCAGTCATGCCACAGCACGTTCCACAAATCAATATACATCAAGCATCACCTGCTCCTACCTCGTCTACACAAGATACAAATACCACTCAAATGACAGAAGAAAGCGCCCCCGGTgacaataatgatgataatggtggtaaaaagaagaagaaaagtagatttggattatttaaaaagaaaaataaaaagtag
- the TRM44 gene encoding tRNA (uracil) methyltransferase (similar to Saccharomyces cerevisiae YPL030W; ancestral locus Anc_8.481), translating into MTSRKETNNNKMGKNSSSSSSSSSSSATGHNDGFKFIINEKSILGGQWLNMYTTTKPVEFGKEHFERAMTNLIREPNINSTAILRADILREITYDQETTPGTDTNDDESELKILESKIQNFEITEDLGARTIGIDDITPRHSNFKENDLNLILYKEFVRRIIPRNPSKDALINQTCLIMNSSSEKFKNSTSLIIYTPHVEAEDDYPFYIPRVKSVGILLHEKILTVHYLPFQDDIQLLQDESQRVVRTAYRLLQTSYKHSKGVMQGYEKRVNHDQVVDKVKFQDRYILLKKKYSKFLVDNWAESTDPKKHVFEDIAIAAFLIELWIQLYPASSKNKTESSDADDDEYSFKNKMQFRDLGCGNGVLCYILISEGIKGIGIDARRRKSWSIFPQEVRNCLKEQVIIPSVLLRPHPEVKKRAPHLEHNGRMFPVKVSHELIAPATLVYSSADLLASPQVNVAEFPSNTFIIGNHSDELTCWIPLLGYPFMVIPCCSHNLSGQRVRFYPRKKVTDSKNNNNNNNKKVNTNNSSTYAGLVDHVEYIASRVGWDISKEMLRIPSTRNAAVIGSVNPNLGNFPTQAVYESIIEDSGHDSWVENTMALLKRSPRNH; encoded by the coding sequence ATGACCTCgagaaaagaaactaataataacaagatGGGTaagaattcatcatcatcatcatcatcatcatcatcatcagcaacAGGCCATAATGAtggtttcaaattcataataaatgaaaagtCAATCCTCGGTGGACAATGGCTAAACATGTACACTACTACAAAACCAGTGGAATTCGGTAAGGAACATTTTGAAAGAGCAATGACTAATTTGATTAGAGAACCTAATATTAATTCAACTGCTATTTTAAGAGCAGATATTCTAAGAGAAATTACATATGATCAAGAGACAACCCCCGGTACTGatacaaatgatgatgaatctgAATTGAAGATTCTTGAATCTAAGATCCAAAATTTCGAAATCACAGAAGATTTAGGAGCTCGTACCATTGGTATTGACGATATAACTCCAAGAcattcaaatttcaaagaaaatgatttaaacCTAATACTTTATAAAGAATTCGTAAGGAGAATTATACCAAGAAATCCATCAAAAGACGCATTAATCAATCAAACAtgtttaataatgaatagttcctctgaaaaattcaaaaattccaCTTCATTAATCATTTATACTCCTCATGTGGAAGCAGAAGATGATTATCCATTCTATATCCCTCGTGTTAAATCTGTTGGGATCCTTTTGCATGAAAAAATACTGACTGTACATTATTTACCATTCCAAGATGATATACAATTATTACAAGACGAATCTCAACGTGTAGTTAGAACAGCATATAGATTATTACAAACAAGTTATAAGCATTCAAAAGGTGTGATGCAAGGTTATGAAAAAAGAGTCAATCATGACCAAGTAGTTGATAAAGTTAAATTTCAAGATAGGTATAttctattgaagaaaaaatattcaaaattcttGGTTGATAATTGGGCTGAATCAACTGATCCAAAAAAACATGTCTTCGAAGATATAGCTATTGCCGCCTTCTTAATTGAATTATGGATACAATTATATCCCGCTTCCAGCAAAAACAAAACCGAATCCAGTGATGCtgacgatgatgaataCAGTTTTAAGAATAAGATGCAATTTAGAGATTTAGGATGTGGGAATGGTGTTCTTTGTTACATTTTAATCTCTGAAGGTATTAAAGGTATTGGTATCGATGCTAGACGTCGTAAATCATGGTCCATTTTTCCACAAGAAGTACGGAATTGTTTGAAAGAACAAGTAATTATCCCATCTGTATTATTACGTCCACATCCGGAAGTTAAAAAGAGAGCTCCTCATTTGGAACATAATGGGAGAATGTTCCCAGTTAAAGTGTCTCATGAATTAATTGCACCTGCTACATTAGTTTATTCTAGTGCTGATTTATTGGCATCTCCACAAGTTAATGTTGCTGAATTCCCATCTAATACTTTTATTATAGGTAATCATTCCGATGAATTGACGTGTTGGATTCCGTTATTAGGTTACCCATTCATGGTAATCCCATGTTGTTCTCATAATTTATCTGGTCAAAGAGTACGATTCTATCCAAGGAAGAAGGTAACTGACAgtaagaataataataataataataataaaaaagtaAACACAAATAATAGCAGTACATATGCTGGATTAGTAGATCATGTGGAATATATTGCATCTCGTGTTGGTTGGGATATTTCTAAGGAAATGTTAAGAATTCCAAGTACAAGAAATGCAGCTGTCATTGGTAGTGTTAATCCTAATTTGGGCAACTTCCCAACACAAGCTGTATATGAATCTATAATAGAAGATAGTGGACATGATTCATGGGTAGAAAATACAATGGCTTTGTTGAAAAGAAGTCcaagaaatcattaa
- the MET31 gene encoding Met31p (similar to Saccharomyces cerevisiae MET32 (YDR253C) and MET31 (YPL038W); ancestral locus Anc_8.486) — MAEEAAFFRLAAEAIVATSLNINNVDPTIKELLSRINYQKMTSALGSSSSSAQSPKRSISSESSSSPTIENINFLTDSNINEFNNIRHNSTSSSYNHATSPVTRTNSLNNGNDVFKTDINNSPTTTSNKKVTKPSSKGKTKKNHATSPTAAANHNRRYPCSKCELEFLRTSDLRRHEKAHLLVLPNICSQCGKGFARKDALKRHFNTMTCQRNRNKLMEITGGNITELLERAKKSGISL, encoded by the coding sequence atggcAGAAGAAGCTGCATTTTTCAGATTAGCGGCAGAAGCAATAGTTGCCACATCATTAAACATTAATAATGTAGACCCAACCATTAAAGAATTACTATCTCGAATAAATTACCAAAAGATGACTAGTGCATTAggatcatcttcatcttctgcTCAATCACCAAAACGCTCTATTTCATCAGAATCTTCCTCTTCCCCcactattgaaaatattaacttCCTCACGGATTCCAATATAAACGAGTTCAATAATATAAGGCATAACTCCACTTCAAGCTCATACAACCATGCCACATCACCAGTAACACGTACTAATAGTCTAAATAACGGAAATGATGTTTTCAAAACAGATATAAACAATAGTCCAACGACTACTTCCAACAAAAAGGTTACTAAACCCTCTTCGAAAGGtaaaacaaagaaaaatcacGCCACTAGTCCAACTGCAGCAGCCAACCATAATAGACGATATCCATGTTCTAAATGTGAGTTAGAATTTTTAAGGACTTCAGATTTAAGAAGGCATGAAAAGGCTCATCTTTTGGTGTTGCCAAATATTTGTTCACAATGTGGGAAAGGGTTTGCTCGTAAAGATGCTTTGAAAAGACATTTCAATACCATGACTTGTCAAAGAAATAGGAATAAATTGATGGAGATTACGGGAGGGAATATTACTGAGCTTCTAGAGAGAGCGAAGAAGAGTGGGATTAGTCTATAA
- the PHO85 gene encoding cyclin-dependent serine/threonine-protein kinase PHO85 (similar to Saccharomyces cerevisiae PHO85 (YPL031C); ancestral locus Anc_8.482), with amino-acid sequence MSSSSSQFKQLEKLGNGTYATVYKGLNKSTGAFVALKEVKLDSEEGTPSTAIREISLMKELKHENIVRLYDVIHTENKLTLVFEYMDNDLKKYMDSQSTGNTPRGLELNLVKYFQWQLFEGLAFCHENKILHRDLKPQNLLINKKGQLKLGDFGLARAFGIPVNTFSSEVVTLWYRAPDVLMGSRTYTTSIDIWSCGCILAEMITGKALFPGTNDDEQLKLIFETMGTPSEATWPGVSTLPKYNPNFAQRLPKDLRMVLQPYCKENLDDNVLGLLNGLLQLNPDLRLSAKQALHHPWFAEYYQHFSPEQQQQQQQQQQQQQQQ; translated from the exons atgtcttcttcatcatcaca ATTCaaacaattggaaaaattagGGAACGGAACATATGCGACTGTATACAAAGGTTTAAACAAATCCACGGGAGCCTTTGTTGCTCTTAAAGAAGTGAAATTAGATTCCGAAGAAGGAACCCCGTCCACTGCGATCCGTGAAATTTCACTcatgaaagaattaaaacATGAAAACATAGTTCGATTATATGATGTTATCCATACAGAGAATAAATTAACATTagtatttgaatatatggataatgatttaaagAAGTATATGGATTCACAAAGTACTGGGAATACACCACGTGGGTTAGAATTGAACCTAGTTAAATATTTCCAATGGCAATTATTTGAAGGATTAGCATTTTGTCATGAGAATAAGATATTACATCGTGATTTAAAACCacaaaatttattgattaatAAGAAGGgacaattgaaattaggTGATTTTGGGTTAGCTCGTGCCTTTGGTATCCCCGTGAATACATTTTCTAGTGAAGTGGTGACGTTATGGTATCGTGCACCTGATGTTCTTATGGGTTCAAGAACGTATACTACATCTATTGATATTTGGTCATGTGGTTGTATCTTAGCGGAGATGATTACTGGGAAGGCATTATTCCCTGGAactaatgatgatgaacaattgaaattaatatttgaaaCTATGGGGACACCATCAGAGGCTACATGGCCAGGTGTATCTACTTTACCTAAATataatccaaattttgCTCAAAGATTACCCAAGGATTTAAGAATGGTTTTGCAACCATATTGTAAAGAGAATTTGGATGATAATGTGTTGGGATTGCTGAATGGATTGTTACAATTGAATCCAGATTTAAGATTGAGTGCCAAACAAGCATTGCATCATCCATGGTTTGCTGAATACTACCAACATTTTTCTCCTgaacaacagcaacagcaacagcaacagcaacagcaacagcaacagcaataG
- the NDAI0E03140 gene encoding uncharacterized protein (Ty-like retrotransposon), giving the protein MNQTSDSTSQGTERQSNIVSFLKIVKTFKGEPDEYFTWKAAMQGNKELFEVSDRQFMAGLYNYFEGNPANWLKNTTFNSYEEFWITLDTKYQFDKNNEIATNFRLLMSPPKNIRTYREYVNHFENRLALLPADFKDSSWKLACFLFLLQLGLQDAIRSQDPQNVQEAIVIGENRSVMFKDSILDPRFCGLVSDVHGDNTKGNHQFNQSAIVCFNCGRSEHKSNECRNSHGRHPGRHRYNQKSFRKSGSNTIPISDLSSKN; this is encoded by the coding sequence ATGAATCAAACCAGCGATTCTACTTCTCAAGGCACCGAGAGGCAAAGCAACATAGTCAGCTTTTTGAAGATTGTCAAGACATTTAAAGGTGAACCAGATGAATATTTCACTTGGAAGGCTGCTATGCAAGGTAACAAAGAATTGTTCGAAGTTTCAGACAGACAATTTATGGCTGGTCTTTACAATTATTTCGAAGGCAATCCAGCTAACTGGTTGAAGAACACAACCTTCAATTCGTATGAGGAATTTTGGATTACTTTGGATACTAAGTATCAATTTGACAAGAACAATGAGATCGCTACTAATTTCCGTTTATTGATGTCGCCACCAAAGAACATTAGAACATACAGAGAATATGTTAATCACTTCGAAAATAGATTAGCACTCCTCCCAGCCGATTTCAAGGATTCATCATGGAAATTAGCTTGCTTCTTATTCCTGTTACAATTAGGATTACAAGATGCAATTCGTTCCCAGGACCCTCAAAATGTCCAAGAAGCCATCGTCATCGGAGAAAATAGATCTGTTATGTTCAAGGATTCTATTTTAGACCCAAGATTCTGTGGTCTAGTTAGTGATGTCCATGGCGATAATACCAAAGGCAATCACCAGTTCAATCAATCAGCAATCGTTTGCTTCAATTGTGGCCGTTCAGAACATAAATCTAATGAATGCCGTAACTCACATGGTAGACATCCTGGAAGACATCGTTATAATCAAAAATCTTTTAGGAAGTCCGGATCCAACACTATCCCTATTAGTGACTTAAgttcaaaaaattaa
- the NDAI0E03150 gene encoding uncharacterized protein, whose amino-acid sequence MCLEDCIQKLSSDLFSGESSGWCSYLDIDDSKLFSAASSDASSDPSSAASSAASSGLYSNGTNMSSDLSSAASPDGTNMSPDGTNMSSDVSDVCSDAADPSTVFVGSSCFLEFPSPDFLGMSLIVRYMITCLGVFCSKRPAKKMKTIPKQKSNG is encoded by the coding sequence ATGTGTCTCGAGGATTGTATTCAAAAGCTGTCTTCCGACTTATTTTCAGGTGAGTCTTCAGGGTGGTGTTCATATTTGGATATAGATGATTCAAAGCTGTTTTCAGCTGCGTCTTCAGATGCGTCTTCAGATCCGTCTTCAGCTGCGTCTTCAGCTGCGTCTTCAGGATTGTATTCAAATGGTACTAATATGTCTTCAGATCTGTCTTCAGCTGCGTCTCCAGATGGTACAAATATGTCTCCAGATGGTACAAATATGTCTTCAGATGTGTCTGATGTGTGTTCAGATGCAGCGGATCCATCAACAGTTTTTGTTGGATCTTCGTGCTTTTTGGAATTTCCTTCACCAGATTTTTTAGGAATGTCACTCATTGTTCGTTATATGATCACTTGTTTGGGGGTTTTCTGTAGTAAAAGGCCAgcaaagaagatgaaaacaATTCCTAAACAAAAGTCCAATGGATAA
- the NDAI0E03110 gene encoding uncharacterized protein (similar to Saccharomyces cerevisiae YPL039W; ancestral locus Anc_8.487) — MIDNLSDPRSSSTSPIRTISDDLIHNPKRLRNIKLQVGTLNNFLISNFSKTIISKYGILLIDPLNMDMSHIHLTAAHHTKITTFFVTMLKRTRSSRLQFKKICCIVLKFLDCCTKEANYMKFLKYNLQKLIVASFVLSVPNVEGDEATRIQRREACYDLFARMTGLSKMDIINCCSIVRSIIIRRSRQQMKATNSSFHMNQHILNSFSRDSPTRDMFHNEVSPFPHHHEPQMSDPPAHINPRQLSSSSSSSSVSYINSACGSEEGNDDETYGSNGYILSAELEQFNLTGKTLVYENFRII; from the coding sequence ATGATTGATAATCTTTCTGACCCTCGTTCATCCTCAACTAGTCCCATAAGAACCATATCAGATGATCTGATTCATAATCCGAAAAGATtgagaaatattaaattgCAAGTGGGGACTTTGAACAATTTTCTAATATCtaacttttcaaaaacCATCATATCAAAATATGGGATTTTATTAATAGACCCATTAAATATGGACATGAGTCATATCCATCTCACCGCAGCACACCATACGAAAATAACTACATTTTTTGTTACAATGTTAAAGAGAACAAGATCTTCCAGATTacaatttaaaaaaatatgttgtattgtattgaaaTTCTTAGATTGTTGTACCAAAGAGGCAAACtatatgaaatttttaaaatataatttacaaaaattaatagtTGCATCATTTGTCCTAAGTGTTCCCAACGTTGAAGGGGATGAAGCCACAAGGATACAAAGAAGAGAAGCATGTTATGATTTATTTGCAAGAATGACTGGATTATCTAAAATGGATATCATAAATTGTTGTTCCATAGTTCGATCTATAATAATCCGGCGGAGCAGACAACAAATGAAAGCAACGAACTCATCTTTTCACATGAACCAACACATActtaattcattttcaaggGATTCACCTACTCGTGACATGTTTCATAATGAAGTAAGTCCAtttcctcatcatcatgaACCACAAATGTCTGATCCACCCGCACATATAAATCCTAGACAATTGAGCTCATCATCGTCGTCGTCGTCTGTGTCATATATTAATAGTGCTTGTGGATCTGAAGAAggaaatgatgatgaaacttACGGAAGTAATGGATATATCCTATCCGCAGAGTTGGAACAGTTCAATCTCACAGGGAAGACACTCGTGTATGAAAATTTCCGGATCATATAG